In Yersinia enterocolitica subsp. enterocolitica, one DNA window encodes the following:
- the pmbA gene encoding metalloprotease PmbA: protein MKVVTQVAEQRKTLEQAVAQALELARAGSDAAEVAVSKTTGISVSTRFGEVENVEFNSDGALGITVYHQQRKGSASTTDLNPDAVARTVQAALDIARYTSPDPYAGPAEKSLLAFDAPDLDLFHPSDLDAEQGILLAARAEQAALQADKRITNTEGGSFNSHYGIKVFGNSHGMLQSYCSSRHSLSSSVIAEHNGDMERDYAYTIGRRMEDLASPEWVGEECARRTLSRLSPRKLPTMQSPVLFAAEVATGLFGHLVSAISGGNIYRKSTFLLDHLGKQILPEWLTIEEHPHLLRGLASTPFDSEGVRTLQREIVKDGVLQTYLLTSYSARKLGLHSTGHAGGIHNWRVAGQGQDFAGMLKQLDKGLVVTELMGQGVSTVTGDYSRGAAGFWVENGEIQYPVSEITIAGNLKDMLRNIVSIGSDIETRSNIQCGSILLPAMKIAGE, encoded by the coding sequence GTCACTCAAGTTGCAGAACAGCGTAAAACGCTGGAACAAGCTGTTGCACAGGCTTTGGAATTGGCCCGCGCGGGTTCTGATGCGGCCGAAGTTGCCGTCAGTAAAACCACCGGAATCAGTGTCAGCACCCGCTTTGGCGAAGTGGAAAACGTGGAGTTCAACAGCGACGGTGCGCTGGGAATTACCGTTTATCACCAGCAGCGTAAAGGCAGTGCCTCCACCACCGATTTAAACCCAGATGCGGTTGCCCGTACAGTACAGGCCGCATTGGATATCGCTCGTTATACCTCCCCAGACCCTTACGCTGGCCCGGCTGAAAAATCGCTGCTGGCTTTTGACGCGCCGGATTTGGATTTGTTCCACCCGAGTGATTTAGATGCAGAGCAAGGTATCTTGCTGGCTGCTCGGGCAGAACAAGCGGCATTGCAGGCTGACAAGCGGATTACCAATACGGAAGGTGGTAGTTTTAACAGCCATTACGGAATTAAAGTATTCGGCAATAGCCACGGTATGTTGCAGAGCTATTGCTCTAGCCGTCATTCACTCTCCAGCAGTGTGATTGCCGAGCATAATGGGGATATGGAACGAGATTACGCCTATACCATTGGCCGCCGAATGGAAGATTTAGCCAGCCCGGAATGGGTGGGTGAAGAGTGTGCTCGCCGTACTTTATCCCGCTTATCGCCGCGTAAGTTGCCTACCATGCAGTCGCCGGTGCTGTTTGCCGCAGAAGTGGCAACTGGCCTGTTTGGGCATTTGGTATCGGCCATCAGCGGCGGCAATATTTATCGTAAATCCACTTTCTTACTCGACCACCTCGGCAAGCAGATTTTACCTGAGTGGCTGACGATTGAAGAGCATCCACATTTACTGCGTGGTTTGGCTTCGACGCCATTTGACAGTGAAGGTGTGCGTACGCTGCAACGTGAAATCGTCAAAGATGGGGTGCTGCAAACCTATCTGCTGACCAGTTATTCTGCCCGTAAATTGGGGCTGCATAGCACCGGACACGCGGGTGGCATCCATAACTGGCGTGTTGCCGGTCAGGGGCAGGACTTCGCGGGAATGCTCAAGCAATTGGATAAAGGTTTGGTGGTAACTGAATTGATGGGCCAGGGGGTTAGCACCGTGACCGGTGATTACTCGCGTGGTGCGGCCGGTTTCTGGGTCGAAAACGGTGAAATTCAGTATCCGGTCAGCGAGATAACTATCGCTGGCAACCTGAAAGACATGCTACGTAACATCGTCAGCATCGGCAGTGACATCGAAACGCGCAGTAACATTCAATGTGGCTCTATTTTATTACCTGCCATGAAGATTGCGGGTGAATAA
- the cybC gene encoding cytochrome b562: MNKKIMTLMAVALLCASSLAMAASVADNMDTIAENYGKVLKADSTDVIKKGLQAMRVAALDAQKGIPTKLKNKAEDSPEVKDFRHGLDLLIGQIDGALALADQGKLDEAKKAAQDFKPTRDTYHKKYR; encoded by the coding sequence ATGAATAAGAAAATAATGACCTTGATGGCTGTGGCATTGTTGTGTGCCAGTAGCCTGGCTATGGCAGCGAGTGTGGCTGATAATATGGACACTATTGCCGAGAATTACGGCAAAGTGCTGAAAGCTGATTCTACTGATGTCATCAAGAAAGGCTTACAGGCAATGCGGGTGGCAGCACTTGATGCGCAGAAAGGGATCCCTACCAAATTGAAAAATAAAGCCGAGGATAGCCCTGAGGTGAAAGATTTTCGCCACGGTTTGGATTTATTGATTGGGCAGATTGATGGCGCACTGGCATTGGCCGATCAAGGCAAGCTAGATGAAGCTAAAAAGGCGGCACAAGACTTTAAACCGACGCGCGATACTTATCACAAAAAGTACCGCTGA
- the rnk gene encoding nucleoside diphosphate kinase regulator produces MTKPTITINELDAERLDALLAQPAFAGSVVATALNEELDRAEILPPNAIPADVVTMNSRVRFRDLNSQEEHIRTLVYPASLKDSNEQLSVMAPLGAALLGLHVNDEISWKLPGGDEARITVLELLYQPEAAGKYHR; encoded by the coding sequence ATGACCAAGCCAACCATCACGATTAACGAGCTGGATGCTGAACGTTTGGATGCGTTACTGGCGCAACCGGCCTTTGCCGGTTCAGTGGTCGCAACAGCGCTCAATGAAGAACTGGATCGTGCAGAAATTCTGCCGCCGAATGCTATCCCGGCTGATGTAGTGACCATGAACAGTCGCGTGCGTTTTCGTGACCTGAATAGCCAGGAAGAACATATTCGCACCCTGGTTTACCCAGCCTCGCTGAAAGACAGCAACGAGCAACTCTCCGTCATGGCGCCTTTAGGTGCAGCATTGTTGGGATTGCATGTTAATGACGAAATAAGTTGGAAATTACCGGGTGGGGATGAAGCCCGCATTACGGTGCTGGAATTGCTGTACCAGCCAGAAGCTGCCGGTAAATATCACCGCTAA